From the genome of Aspergillus oryzae RIB40 DNA, chromosome 4:
AGAGTCATGGTCAGTACATCGTTCTAAGCAGTTCTTATCTCACGGTTTGCCTTACTCACCCCATTGACCGTGCAAGTCGTATGTCATGTAAATGAAATAATCGACATATTTTGCAATATCTTTGACAGGATACTGCTTTAGGTACCAATAAGAAGCCGGCACCGCAAGGGAAAGCGATTTTTCGCTGGGCAACTTGCTTCGGAGCAGCTGCAGGAAGGCAAGGTAGTTGTCTCCTTCCTCAGGGCTTCCGGGAGTGATATCCGGAATATCAGGTGCGCCAGGATACTCCCAGTCAAAGTCGAAGCCATCCAGGTTTTTGCGGTTCATGAAGCTCACCAAGTTATTGACAAATGTTTCCCGATGCTCTTTCTTGGTAGCATCTCTAAAGCGCTGGAATGTATCAGCCTCTGTGGAAAACGCCCATCCGCCAAAGGTGAGAATCTTTTTAAAGCCACTCATCTTGACGAATCTGCTGAATTCATACTCGACGTCTGAGATGTCTACGTCGAAACTGGACGTGACGGTGGCAAATGCGAAGTGGATGTGCGAGTACTTGTTGGCCGGGATCTCCTTGACACTCATTCGCAGACACACTCTTGTCTGATCAAACGCCTCGAAATATCCGATGGTCTTTAATTGATCGGGTGCCTTGCCGTTGTTAACAATCTCCATCCCGCAGTTGGAAATGCAGCCGTTGGTTCCTGGTTTTGCGGTGCCGGGAGCGCCAGTATCCGCGGGTGACTTGGTACAGAAGTCGACCGTTGTTCCGCAAAATCCCCAGGCATCGCAACATGCATTCAGTGGGCATGGGTTGAGATCAGCCAGCGCTGTTCCGTTGGAAGGCTTCTCGGTACCCGGTACCTGTGGACCGCAGGTGGCTCCCTGGACTGGCGAGGGCATAGGAGGCGTTCCCTCGCTAAGACAGATCAGTTGTCCACTCTGTAGGTGTGCACAGCCAGCCCAGCCCCAGGTGTCCTTGTTGAAGTCTTCAATGTCTTGTTGGGTCAAGTAGTGCGCGTCCGCCACGTCGGAGCAATTATCGTTATCACTAACTTTATATGTGTTGCAGGTCCCGTCGGGTTGGGGCCGAGGGCGAAAGTCTGGCAGAGTGCCTGCATTGCAGCAAACGTACTGTTTGGGCTTCAGGGTCGAGCATAAGTTCTTTTGTGGGTTGTATTTAGACAGGTCGTTTCCAGAGATGCCACAGCGGCTGGCCAGCGAGGCGCAGCTGTCACCCCCATGGACCTCCTCTGTTCTACACTCTCCTCTTGGGAGAAGGGCTTGTGGTTTCCCTCTAGCTGTCATGTTGCCGTGGGAGATGGTAGTCGTGTTGGTAGGAGCATTGAAGCTATTATCCACGGTGGACACGAGAACGTCCATACTGACGGGGGTAGCGGGAATGGTCTCGTCGAGGCAAAGCCCATTGTTCCAGTCTTTGATAGCAACTTGAGCCGCTGCCAGATCAACAAATCCAGCAGAAGCCACCCCAACAGTCAGGGCCGCGCTGGCAGGCTGGCAGATTTGTACGGTAGAAGTTTGCTTTTCCGCAAAAGAGTCAAGAAACCCTCGCACAGCATGCTTTGTGATTTGTGCACCAGAATACACGCCTACAACAGCAGACTTGTGCTTTGCAAACAGGATGGTGGTGCCGCACTCAGCGCTCTTGTCCACAAACAGGGCAAGTTGGCGAGTGGCCTCGGCTACATGAGTAGACTGCGGAGCAGGGCTAGATGCCTTGCTAAGCGTCGAGGGGCCAACCTGGGGAGTGAAAGCTGTCTTCACTACCTTGGCGCCGCAGCTTTCAGCAACAACGAGGTTGTGTTGACTTGGCTGTTGAGGCACATCAGGCGAGGCGGCAGCCTCGTACGTCTGGCCATGGCTAGCGACACAAGCCCGGATAGTGAGGATAGTGTTTGGATCGGTGACAGAGTTGTGGATATTCAAACCAAAGAGAACAGTTTGGTCACAGCTCTCAAGATTCCGGacatggtggttgttggtcCAGTTGGCTGGACTGGGACCGGCATGAGCACACAGACTCGGACAGTTGTCAGCATACTGGCCGTTGTAGCTCTCTGTGACAGCCGAGGCGAAGCCAAGTAAGAAGGCAAGGAGGACAAAAGAAGGCCTCATTTTGTTTGTGAGCCAATGCTGgcaggagatgaaggagcaTGCGAGGAAGAGACAGAGTACTTGAGGAATTAGTGGTCCATACATTGAACTTGTGTTACTCATCGTGCAAGCCGGCGATATCAACTCAAGCCTTTGTTCTAGCCTCAGCacattttgtttctttcgGGGTTTTAAAATTACCTCGAAGTTTCTCCGGATGTTTTGACTGTTCCCCTGATAGATGCATGACACTAAGACGGGAAAAGCCTCAAGTCTGTTTTATGCGGAGATTGCAATCTCACACGAAGGACCCCGGATGCAACTAAGCCCTTGCAAAAAGACTTTTCCCACTTTATTattggttttctttgtgaCTTCGGTTCTATTAGATTGCCAGGAGGTTTTGCTCTCTCTTAAAACTACTCCAGGGGGTGCATGCTACCAAAGGATCCCTACATGTAACCTTCTGGCTGctattaatattatttagCAACGGACCTCCGAGCATCTCCGGGCCCTAGACTACACCGTCAACCAAATGCTAGATAGGTACATGCTCAATTGGCCATCACACTATACCACCATGAACCGTCTTTACTTACTGCGAGTAATTAACTTATTTTTATTGCTATCTTTTACAagggaagatgaggagaattGAGTAGCAAAGTCTAGATCAAGTTGCCTCGGCCGATTCTCGTTATTGACTCAACTCCTTTTCTTGTATAGAGTACAGATTGTGGAAAGTCTTGTCTTTATTGCCAGCAAGCACAGCCCTTTTACTCTTCTGTGAATTCCCTGTTGAACTTGTTTACCCGGTCTGGGGCTACAGCCAGAGTAGAAAGCACATTCAAGTTCCCGAGGTGTCGTTTGGTTGCCTCTCGTCTGGAGCAAGCAACATCCCGCTACCTCCcatctctccatcatcctccacgacTACGACGTCTCAATCGACCTCTTCTCCACCAATGAATACGacggcttcatcttctgtgAGTTCGACGCTAAACCCGGCCTGGGTAGCTATAATGGGTATTATGCTGGTATCGGAGGCAATCATAAGAATGAGCTCAAGATGACTCAGGCTGCTGAAAGCAATCCAGGACAGAAGCATGAGTTGGTGATTCGGACAAGTGGGGATTGTATGTCTGTCTATGTGGATAACTTGAATACACCGAGGGTGGTGCTCAAGGATGGGGAGTATTGTACTGGTTTGAGTGGCATCAGGGCCTCTATGACGAGCATGTGCGTGAGCAATATGAGGATTTATACGGCTTGAGTGGGATATACAGTAAATATCGATAGATTCTATCTGTTTGGAATTTCCTAGTATTAACAAGTAAGGCCTTTGATGACATACGACGTTTGTCGACCAAAGTCAGAGCCCTCGCGCGAAAGACGTTGTCTCCTGACAAGGTTCAAATTCTTAGACTCGACCAATCTGTTACTTAGACGGAATTTCATGATACCCCTAGACCCATGCTAGGTGCTATATTGCTACACTATCTCGCTTATCCGCTTCAACAATCTCATAATGTTCGAGACCACATCTATGTATTTTAGCGTATATTTAGGGTCTGACTTTAGGGAAGCTAAGGGGCGATATTTGAAAGTAGCCAAGTATTAATCCGTAGCTTGACATTGACTTGTTTTGTGAAACGACTCGGAATGTAACCCAATCCTGCCACCAAGCACTAGGCTAACCCCAAAGACTAGTGCTTAGCAGTGATCGGTTAGATATCGGAACTGTGAGCCGTAGTTCTGATATATTAATACACACTAGTTAAATTGGAGCTAACTTCCTAGGTGGTAGCCGAGGTATCAAGGTGAGACACCAGGGATTATATCCTTGTTACTACTAACATGGTTGGAGGTGCTACACCGCTGCAGTCTCCATTTCCCCTGATAGATGCATGAAGTTCAATATGAGAAGGGGACCTTCAAGGCTGGTCTTGTTCGGAGATTGCAAAACCACATGCAGTGGCTTTCGTCCAATATGTGACTCTCGACCATTGCAAGACTTCGTTGATTGAGACCATTCCTCCTAATCGCCCAGTCTCGGCCCAGTAGTACCCTTTCTCAGAGGTCCGGTGGAATCATGGTGATAAGAGCATCATTAAAAGACGAAAAAtatttttgttcttctacGTTGCCGTTATTCTTTTCAGCTGGTGCATGACTCGCAGCTAGGCAACTTGCCGCACGTATCATAGACGAGCCTTGTCTTGATCGAGCGCCCTTCCTCACAATAGGGCTTCATTGTTCTATATTCTTTCTGGGCATTGCCATTTTTGCAATTAATTCTTGCTTTGGTAGAAATCAAAGATCATGCTCCCACTTTTGTTCCTGGCGGTCTTCCTTGCCCCCGGCGTCATGGCCAACGTTGTCGCCGGAAAATGGCaagccctcttcttctaccaGCTCTACAGAATCGAAGTCGAGGCCCACGGCCTCGAGAACTCGCGCATGGCGCCTGGATGCGTCAAGGCTGGAGTTGTCTGCGACATGAAGGCCTTCATGAAGGAGGTCAGCATAGTCAAGAAAGTACGGGCGCTTGACGCAAATGGCGTAGTCATCAAGCCTGTCAAGATTGTTGACGACCCTGATTGGGACAAGGTCAACTGGGCGCAGATCGGCGAGGGTGCGAACCTCGAGACAGTCGCAATTGAGTTTGATAAGGTCGGTTTCAAGGGGCGCATGAACAACGCGAGGATTTTCAAAGATTGAAATCAGAAGGATAGCTTCGAAACTGTGATGAGTGAAGCGGAGGATATTGCCACCAAGGCAATTGCTAAGCTTAAGGCCGATGGCAGGGAGCCTGCCGATGACCGTTTCAACAAAATGACAGCTGCGCTCAAGACTCATGGCGACGCCCGGCGTTACGATCAGGCACAGAAAATCGCcaaaaaaattgaaaaggagATGAGCGGCGGGGGGTTCAGTGCCGCGTACACTGATCCTATAGAGAGGCCCCCAGTGCCGGGTTACAGGAAGATTGATGCGGATCAGACCATCCGCGATAACACGGGCAGGATGGGTTTTGACAAGGTGGAGCAGAAAGTCAGAGACTATGTCACGAACTTCAATAGCGCTGGCCAGTCACTGATCCATTTTGAGGCTATCGTCAAGACACAGGGTATGCATGATCACCTTGCCGAGGCTTGTAGAAATGTATGATATCTTGTGTGGTTATGTACAAGACAATTCTCTATTGCTATATACAAAGTTTGTACTTCTACCAGTAGCTTTTAGGTGGCGGTTTTTTATAACACTCATTGGCACAATGTCGCACCATAATCCACGGTCGTAGCTTGGGCATACTCTGTCTAGCTTCCTTGACCCATGGATGATTCTCATTAGGCGAATACTGAGACAAGTCGATGCGCGGGCGCGCTTCCTCCGGGAGGTAAGGTACCCAAGCGGAGCCAGGGTTTGTCCCAAGAATGCCATTTTTCCTTCGTGCGTAATCCCACATTGACGCAAGGATGATCCATTCAGCTTTGCTTTTCCATGTTCCCACGGCCGCTCGGAATCGAGCATTTGTTAATAATTCGAAGAGTGCTTGCACGGCCGGTTCCTTTTCCAATGCGTGCTCCCTGAATAATGCTTGAAATTGCCTCAATCGAGCttcgtcatcaacatcaaccatCTGAACAGGCGCATCACCTAACAACCCAAACAAGCCAGACCTCAGAGCCGCTTCCCTAGTGATATGTAGAGAAACTGCCGCCATGGCTACGTCGTACCACCTGTGGAATTCTGCGAGAGCCGCAATGTCGCtcgcttcttcaatgctgaGAGGGTCATACATGCCATCATGACGACGAGACCACGAGGCGGAGAATGGTTCATCGTTATCAGCGCCATCAGCGCCATCAGCGCCATCAGCACCCTCCAGCAGCCCCTTCAAATCAAAGTAGTAAATGATCTCTGCCACGATAGAAGGTTGCATCCCAAGCTCCTCTGCCTGCAACGAGTACCAGCCGATCGGACTGTAAAGTCCAACAAGCGGTCCTAAGACATCATAGCTCATTCGTGTCCAGTTGAGATGCAGCACATCCCGACGCGGCTGCACCCATATCAACTGTTTGCTAGTTGTCTCCTGTCCTTGCACCCAACGTCCCTCTTCTAGCGCGACTTGCCGAGACTCGCTGTTGACAAATGCGATAACTGGCAGCTGAGCGTTTTGGTGTGTTGTATACTCGGGCAAGCAGGCTTGACGGGATTCTTCGCCATCGAGAAGAAAGGCGGGGATGTCTAGTTCTGCTATACGATACGGGAGGCAATGCTCCCAGATAAGACGGCGTAGTTCTAGAGGCAGCCGCGTGAAATAGTGGAATGAGTTGTCGCTCATCTTGTACTTCAATATATGTGTTACTATGAAGTGAGAGGTATGTAGCAAGTAATAGAGTAGAAAACTGGAAAGATGGCCgtagatatattaatttatcGGCCCTAGTGGTCGGGCCGATGCTTGCCCGATGCCCGGGAGTGGCATGTGAGTCAAGTTCAACAGCAGGGTTTCACAATCTGAAAATGCCTATTCTTCATAATTTGGCAGGTACGAATGACTTCTGGAGGATGCCCATCGCATCCTGCCTGATCTTCGTAACGATATGTGCTGCTGGCATCACGGCTCGTATAAGGCCTACCCCGGTTCCTGCATAGGTTGTCATTCGGCCTTGCGGTCCCCAGCCATTATCCCccttgagcttctcttcctcgtacAGACGTcgattctcctcctcagtgaCCTCCTGGTTCACAATGTCCTCATACGATCGATTGATTAGACCGCGTCCATCATACTTTGTTGGCCAGCCATAGATCCCACGGACTTTATCATAGACCGTCGACCGTACTGTACTCACACCACCGTCCGAGGCTCGAAGAATCTCATTTTGATAGCCTTTCGCAATTTGGGCCTCCGGGGAGGCTAGAAACCGAGTCCCCATAGCACATCCGTCCGCGCCCAAAATTATCGTGGCAGCCAACCCTCGACCGTCACTGATGCCGCCCGCTGCAACAACAAACGGTTTTCCAATGGTCTGCGTCGAACTGGGCTCTCTTGACTTTAAATGATCTAAGACCTCGGGAAGAAGGGTGACAATACTGGCAGACCGAGCAAGTCCATGACCACCAGCATCACATCCTTGGACGACAAGGACATCCGGCTGCAATTTCTCTGTAGACTCTATTGCATCTTCCAAACAACAGAGTTGCACCCAGATCTTCACGTTGTATGGGACTTCGGACCGAATGGCCCGGGTCCAAGGTAAGAGGTCGTCCACGCCGGTCTTCGGTGCAAAGAGCCAAATTGCGCAGGGACGGTACTTCTGGATCAAGGGCAGCGCGATTTCCAGTGATGCGCCCCAGTTTAAGAAGCCCACCCCGACGGGGAGAATCGGTGCGTCACCCTGACTctgttgaagatgataatCGTGGAAGTTGGCCTCGTTGACAAGATCTTGTGCTTCGATGAGTTGTTGTTCCAACCCGGAAAGGTCGTATCCGCCGGCTATGAATCCAATGCCCCCGGCGGAGGAGACCGCGACTGCAAGCTTTGCAGTCGCGATATTGAGCATGGGCGCTGACGCAACAAGTGGACATGCGATCCACGGATAATCTTTTTCGAGACGAGAGAAGTGTGCAATCATCATTTCGTTCGAGTCTGTCTTTTGGTATTCGCTTTAAGGGGAATCCAGCTCCTGAATCTCgaggagatatatatacttgtcATATATTCTTGGCAAGTGGAGGAGTTACCTGAGGCCCAAGCTAGGGATGTGATTAGAACAAAGCAACAGGCAATGAGATATGCATAAGGACCCCAGAAAGCGCTATCATCTAACAAAGGGGGACGTGGCGCGGTCACGCGGCTGGCGAGGGCCCAAAGCGTCAAGCATGCCCTATCTCAACCCGCATTCATCCTCGTGGCAGGGATCAGGCCCAGGGATCATGGCCGCAACAAGGCGGGGATAATGAGTAACAAACGAATAGACTGGGCTTCATATTACTAACCCAACCGCAATGGTACGTAACCTATGGCATATCTTATCTTGAATCCCTTTGTTATCTCCCTTTTAGTCCATTTGGCGACAGGCAATGATGGTTGGCTGCGTATCCACAGATACTACCTCGATAACGCAATGATAATTTGCTGGTTTCCTGGTTGGACATCGTGCAGGATGACCGGTGGAGACCTGAGCCAGGTTCATACTTGGACGTTACTTTGGACGTTGCTTTGCGCTCTCCACGTTTCTCCGCCATGCGGCATGATGTTAGACAAAGGATATATTTTGAGTTCAACATAACCCTATCTGTAGTTCCGCAATATCCGAAATCGCTTTGAACCTAAACCATCTACAGGAAATCGTAGGCCATCTCGAAGACATTTCTGGGCTTCCGTGATTTGCTGACCTCGAAGCTAAGATTGATGGGCCTGTCATCTGTTCCACTGGGGAGACTGGAGTCCCGTCAAGATGAGAACGAGAGCAATGCAAAAGCGTACACAGCTAAAGCTTTGAGCTATTCGATTGCGACCTTGCGATATATCCCCTCAGCGGCACATAGTATATCTACCGAACGATGCAGCTAAATGACAGTGCTCTGCCATGGCCGGACGAGTGATTTCGTGTGCAATagttccacatccacaaATTCGGCAGGTATATCAACTGGACCAATACTTTAGGCTATTATTGGTCGTATCCTATGCCATAGCACGCATTTTGAAATGCCTGCTAGAAGGGGATTGCTCATCGATAAACGGCTAGTCAACCCTTGACGCCGTACGCTCAGAGTTCCGGTTTATCTGTGCAGTTTCCGAGTCAGGGCATCTTGTAGGGACCTGCCACTGCCGCCAGGGAACATTTGATCGAATTGTCTGCTCACGAGTGTGATTACGTGGAGGCCTTTTGCTTCAAGCCTCGAGAAACCGTGACTAACGCTGGTCCTATTGCATCGTGTATTAGCTATTCATTCTGGTGCTCAGGGAGTAAACAAGGAATCCAGGTTGGCCGGCATGCAGGTAGCAGGGTGAGATGCATTAAATGTGCAAGGGGAGCAGTTTACTGGCCTTGGCTTAGAAGATATTGGGTTGACCACGTCATTAAGCATGAACACAGCGATCTCTGATCATCAGTTTACCTATCGACGTAATGGTGGTTTCCTAGTCCATGTTGATGCACCACTAGCGTGAGTTGTCCAGGCAGGCGAACCGGGGTCCATGTCAGTATCATATGTCGTTCCCTTGTGGAGTGTTCGGAATGTGTTGGGAAAGACGATACTCCTTCGACTACTCAGTCTCGTCGACTTCTGTCTTTGTCGCTCTATCGACCTGGTCCCAAAATTGCTAAACTGGCGAACACCGTGTATTTCATGCCGAAGCGCTTCTTATATGATATATTCAGAGGCAAAGCTCGATCAGTAACGAGTGAAGTCTTTCGCCAACAGACGATGCGATTCAAATCCCAGCAAAACCAGATACTTGGATAAAGACAATGATAAATAGTGTGCGGCGTGTGTGACAGAGTCCAGACCCCAAAAACGTAGCAATGCATATCACGCGCCTTTCCCACGTCGCTTATTTAGAACACTAGGCTTTTCCTTCATGTTGCCTCCCCTCAAGAGGATCTTCTCTGGCAAAGGCACTTCCTATTTTGATAGCCTGTGGACATCTATCGAAATGCGACCGTGTGAACAATTGGGCTTGGGGTCCATCAAACTGGATGCAGCTGTGGAGGGAAATGATATTTTCGGGTGAACACTATCTCCTATAATTAAAAGGCTTCCCTAAGATAGCTATCTAGTCTGTATGTATTGTATCTTCCAGGACTTTCCTCTAAGGAAGGAATGCTGAAAAGATAGTCCGAACTCTAGAGACAGTCAcatatatcctttctttcaatgATCGAACAAGATGAAAAACAAATTACCGCAAAGAGATAACTGTCTGCTTGAAGAATTCCTAAGGATCCATTGAATATGTTAATTGTATGAAAACATTCCCTTTACCACGCGAGATACTTTGCCTCGCCCTGGCGCATCAAATATCAAAAGCCATGTCGCTATTTGCAGACTAAGCACATCACTCATTCCGAGGGCTTCTGGATCAAGATAGCCTCGGCCTGAGAAAGCTCGCAGCGAACAATGCCACCGTCATTGACAATGCCTTGCTCGACTTTTTCTTGGCCTACCAAGTTACCCGTCGCCGAATCGATACTAACTCCCGATACGTTCACCCCACTCTTTGCGTTGGTGCCTGGACCCTGTAATCTGAGGATCTCTATCTTTGTGCCTGGGCTCCACGAGGTATGCACTTCCACGGTCCGTGTCGGTCGGTCCCCTGGGGAAGCAAATGTGGAGTCAGTTGCTGCCAAAGTGGAAGGGTTATGCGCTCCGACTGTCGAGTTCCACACGCCTAAATCGATGAAAACAAGCTTAGCAAGGCTGGACTCCGGGGCATCGCTGAAAATTGCGAATCCGCTAAAGTCCGATGCATTCGCAGCGGGTAACGCACTGATCCTCCACGAGTCCGCCTTCCTGCTGGAGATG
Proteins encoded in this window:
- a CDS encoding uncharacterized protein (predicted protein), translated to MLPLLFLAVFLAPGVMANVVAGKWQALFFYQLYRIEVEAHGLENSRMAPGCVKAGVVCDMKAFMKEVSIVKKVRALDANGVVIKPVKIVDDPDWDKVNWAQIGEGANLETVAIEFDKVGFKGRMNNARIFKD
- a CDS encoding 2EXR domain-containing protein (predicted protein); the protein is MSDNSFHYFTRLPLELRRLIWEHCLPYRIAELDIPAFLLDGEESRQACLPEYTTHQNAQLPVIAFVNSESRQVALEEGRWVQGQETTSKQLIWVQPRRDVLHLNWTRMSYDVLGPLVGLYSPIGWYSLQAEELGMQPSIVAEIIYYFDLKGLLEGADGADGADGADNDEPFSASWSRRHDGMYDPLSIEEASDIAALAEFHRWYDVAMAAVSLHITREAALRSGLFGLLGDAPVQMVDVDDEARLRQFQALFREHALEKEPAVQALFELLTNARFRAAVGTWKSKAEWIILASMWDYARRKNGILGTNPGSAWVPYLPEEARPRIDLSQYSPNENHPWVKEARQTSKWISDWPALLKFVT
- a CDS encoding putative class V chitinase (chitinase), with translation MRPSFVLLAFLLGFASAVTESYNGQYADNCPSLCAHAGPSPANWTNNHHVRNLESCDQTVLFGLNIHNSVTDPNTILTIRACVASHGQTYEAAASPDVPQQPSQHNLVVAESCGAKVVKTAFTPQVGPSTLSKASSPAPQSTHVAEATRQLALFVDKSAECGTTILFAKHKSAVVGVYSGAQITKHAVRGFLDSFAEKQTSTVQICQPASAALTVGVASAGFVDLAAAQVAIKDWNNGLCLDETIPATPVSMDVLVSTVDNSFNAPTNTTTISHGNMTARGKPQALLPRGECRTEEVHGGDSCASLASRCGISGNDLSKYNPQKNLCSTLKPKQYVCCNAGTLPDFRPRPQPDGTCNTYKVSDNDNCSDVADAHYLTQQDIEDFNKDTWGWAGCAHLQSGQLICLSEGTPPMPSPVQGATCGPQVPGTEKPSNGTALADLNPCPLNACCDAWGFCGTTVDFCTKSPADTGAPGTAKPGTNGCISNCGMEIVNNGKAPDQLKTIGYFEAFDQTRVCLRMSVKEIPANKYSHIHFAFATVTSSFDVDISDVEYEFSRFVKMSGFKKILTFGGWAFSTEADTFQRFRDATKKEHRETFVNNLVSFMNRKNLDGFDFDWEYPGAPDIPDITPGSPEEGDNYLAFLQLLRSKLPSEKSLSLAVPASYWYLKQYPVKDIAKYVDYFIYMTYDLHGQWDVDNKSSMPGCPAGNCLRSHINKTETHDAMVMITKAGVEARQLVIGITSYARSFRMTDASCSGPFCTFAGDKRHSMAYAGPCTTTGGYISNAELNDIIKNPGNYSIVKSYIDKDSDSNILMYGNPGAVDWAAYMDSDLKTNRINWIKGLNFGDSLDSGCVHLFALDILYSQLLDSLSLFQANSEGYDDKFGWYEKWTKEQIQPRIDTFMKLGDGKGLKYFDCYWAYTDGKEKKDSCLGMPHIWDVNAGWSIRYDLVDKKGFFDALAAETGIDESWVAFGETSDYTCADPGDPRPGTGGLPCRKLFQKKLNYPQKGSDDKVHVGNPKKLIEASLGNVTALRTSLLSSYLSVGLSFYDDGPNDTSATDAVVAYSMPILQLTEAINSMKDIKEIGEDAKEQAKKDLIFKILTIVFMVIPFVGEALGPLIGSAASVARIALLIGEAGNGALTVADIIEDPSSAPFAVLGLIAGVGGGSGKLSKAEALAEASKARGLLKGSDLAKFPQRFRDQDALVQKVVKSLCARS
- a CDS encoding nitronate monooxygenase (dioxygenases related to 2-nitropropane dioxygenase), encoding MMIAHFSRLEKDYPWIACPLVASAPMLNIATAKLAVAVSSAGGIGFIAGGYDLSGLEQQLIEAQDLVNEANFHDYHLQQSQGDAPILPVGVGFLNWGASLEIALPLIQKYRPCAIWLFAPKTGVDDLLPWTRAIRSEVPYNVKIWVQLCCLEDAIESTEKLQPDVLVVQGCDAGGHGLARSASIVTLLPEVLDHLKSREPSSTQTIGKPFVVAAGGISDGRGLAATIILGADGCAMGTRFLASPEAQIAKGYQNEILRASDGGVSTVRSTVYDKVRGIYGWPTKYDGRGLINRSYEDIVNQEVTEEENRRLYEEEKLKGDNGWGPQGRMTTYAGTGVGLIRAVMPAAHIVTKIRQDAMGILQKSFVPAKL